In one window of Methanoculleus chikugoensis DNA:
- a CDS encoding phenylacetate--CoA ligase family protein, whose protein sequence is MSRANPLTVKALSLVPSYRTYRQMYALLRQSQWWSREELAAYQARALSRLLDHAYENVPYYRRVFQERGLVPEDIRTPDDLALLPFLTKEIVQANLPDLKARNYPESAFEYVRTSGSTGTPMGFYYEKGVSRAREWAFMKTQWDRVGYRFTDRCVVLRGHVVDAASSGTYWRRALFGRWLIMSSHQMTEETLPDYVDRIRRFMPRFIHVYPSTAVILARYMREHGIEPIPTVKAVLCGSENLYPWQRDLLTEVFGCRVFSWYGNSEQTVLAGECEESTRYHIFPEYGIVELIGRDGRPVEGAGAMGEVVATNLTNFACPLIRYRTMDIAVATEKRCSCGREYPLLEKVEGRLQEFIVTRSGHLISVTPINYESEAFENIRQFQMYQEEAGELIMKIVRKPAYTEKDTRQLTDELRCQLGDGVNVHVRFVDEIPRTEGGKFRYLIQKLPISIGDL, encoded by the coding sequence GTGTCGCGTGCAAACCCGCTCACCGTCAAAGCACTCAGTCTGGTGCCGTCGTACCGTACCTACCGGCAGATGTATGCACTCCTCCGGCAGTCACAGTGGTGGAGCCGGGAGGAACTCGCGGCCTACCAGGCCCGGGCGCTCTCGCGGCTGCTCGACCACGCCTACGAGAATGTCCCCTACTATCGAAGGGTCTTTCAGGAGCGCGGCCTTGTCCCGGAGGACATCCGGACTCCCGACGACCTGGCGCTCCTCCCGTTCCTGACCAAGGAGATCGTCCAGGCCAACCTCCCGGACCTGAAGGCCCGGAACTACCCCGAGTCCGCCTTCGAGTACGTGCGCACATCCGGCTCAACCGGCACCCCCATGGGGTTCTACTACGAGAAAGGGGTCTCCCGCGCCCGGGAGTGGGCGTTCATGAAGACCCAGTGGGACCGCGTCGGCTACCGGTTCACCGACCGCTGCGTCGTCCTCCGGGGGCACGTCGTGGACGCGGCATCCAGCGGCACCTACTGGAGGCGTGCGCTCTTCGGCCGGTGGCTGATCATGTCCTCCCACCAGATGACCGAGGAGACCCTGCCGGACTACGTCGACCGGATCCGGAGGTTCATGCCCCGGTTCATCCACGTCTATCCCTCCACGGCCGTGATACTCGCCCGGTATATGCGGGAGCACGGCATTGAGCCCATCCCGACCGTCAAGGCCGTCCTCTGCGGGTCGGAGAACCTCTACCCCTGGCAGCGCGACCTCCTCACCGAGGTCTTCGGGTGCCGGGTCTTCTCCTGGTACGGCAACTCCGAGCAGACGGTGCTTGCCGGCGAGTGCGAGGAGAGCACCCGCTACCACATCTTCCCCGAATACGGGATCGTCGAACTGATCGGACGGGACGGACGGCCCGTCGAAGGGGCCGGCGCCATGGGCGAGGTGGTCGCGACCAACCTCACCAACTTCGCCTGCCCCCTCATCCGCTACCGCACCATGGACATCGCGGTCGCCACGGAAAAGCGGTGCTCCTGCGGGAGAGAGTATCCCCTGCTCGAGAAGGTCGAGGGGAGGCTCCAGGAGTTCATCGTAACCCGGAGCGGGCACCTGATCTCCGTCACCCCCATCAACTACGAATCCGAAGCGTTCGAGAATATACGGCAGTTCCAGATGTACCAGGAGGAGGCGGGGGAACTCATCATGAAGATCGTCAGAAAACCGGCTTACACCGAGAAGGACACCCGGCAGTTGACAGACGAACTCCGGTGCCAGCTCGGTGACGGGGTGAACGTCCACGTCCGTTTCGTCGATGAGATCCCCCGCACCGAGGGCGGGAAGTTCCGGTACCTCATCCAGAAACTTCCCATCTCGATCGGCGACCTCTGA
- a CDS encoding GNAT family N-acetyltransferase gives MVLEFIKDRELWDSFVDASTYGLLFHKWDYITITAQHAGYRLLPYGIYKGEELVCLAPLYLKSTHGVKILFSPPPMQAVVPYQGFVPGKSFDTLKLGKKEEIMDLVAGDLSAEIDAISPHYFSLTLVPGLTDVRQFLWRGYDPKVHYTYVVDISRPTEKIWSDFHYKLRNKLRKAEKAGMNLVRSADISTLYTSLTERFSQPEMKIAMVSRRYFEELFRAYPDHLAAYYLYDREGALMGAVATQEYKRFLLWIGTPRIEGVHAGNEYLQWLLIQRAKAEGYSYLENIGANTPDLNFFKSRFCSSLGIYMEVLRKDAVGTLAEWAYSNVINKPWLKRRFVPYID, from the coding sequence ATGGTGCTCGAATTCATCAAAGATAGGGAATTGTGGGACTCTTTCGTAGATGCAAGCACGTATGGGTTGCTTTTCCACAAGTGGGACTACATAACGATCACCGCACAGCACGCGGGCTATCGGCTCCTCCCCTACGGGATTTACAAGGGGGAGGAACTGGTCTGCCTCGCTCCGCTCTACTTAAAGAGCACGCATGGGGTGAAGATACTCTTCTCGCCGCCGCCCATGCAGGCGGTCGTCCCCTACCAGGGATTCGTCCCGGGGAAGTCGTTTGATACGCTGAAGTTGGGCAAGAAGGAGGAGATCATGGATCTCGTTGCGGGGGATCTCTCCGCGGAGATCGATGCCATCTCACCGCATTACTTCTCCCTGACCCTCGTTCCCGGCCTCACCGATGTCAGGCAGTTTCTCTGGCGGGGATACGACCCGAAGGTTCACTACACCTACGTTGTCGACATCTCGCGACCGACCGAGAAGATCTGGAGTGATTTTCACTACAAACTTCGCAACAAGCTCCGGAAGGCCGAAAAGGCCGGTATGAACCTCGTGCGAAGCGCCGATATTTCAACGCTGTATACGTCGCTTACCGAGCGGTTCAGCCAGCCGGAGATGAAGATCGCGATGGTCAGCAGGCGCTACTTCGAGGAGCTCTTCCGGGCGTATCCGGACCATCTCGCGGCATATTACCTCTACGACCGGGAAGGTGCCCTCATGGGAGCCGTCGCCACCCAGGAGTACAAACGGTTCCTGCTCTGGATAGGAACCCCGCGGATCGAGGGGGTTCATGCCGGGAACGAGTATCTCCAGTGGCTCCTGATCCAGCGTGCAAAGGCCGAAGGCTACTCGTACCTGGAGAATATCGGAGCGAACACACCTGACCTGAACTTCTTCAAATCAAGGTTCTGTTCGAGTCTCGGCATATATATGGAGGTCCTTCGGAAGGACGCGGTCGGGACCCTGGCGGAATGGGCATACAGCAACGTCATCAATAAACCCTGGCTGAAACGCCGGTTCGTCCCCTACATCGACTGA